One window of the Anaeromyxobacter dehalogenans 2CP-C genome contains the following:
- a CDS encoding CehA/McbA family metallohydrolase, with translation MLIDLHVHSHHTRGCALAPREVVRRAREAGLDGVAFTDHDTLEGLEEIRAAAREEGLLALCGVEVTTDRGHFLCFFPDPAAVPAPVQLFGAARPWPVREVLARVRQLGGAVVAAHPYDKTVERPCGDVVFTLDGLSAIEGLNVRRKGPANDLAIEAADHMSLPCTGGSGAHELAEIGKAATLFRDPVASEADVVRQLRAGTVYCVAVGVTPSEPDRAPRDRGGERGDRGDRGAHRGGHGRGRGQGGGHGGERRRR, from the coding sequence ATGCTCATCGATCTGCACGTCCACAGCCACCACACCCGCGGCTGCGCGCTCGCGCCCCGGGAGGTGGTGCGGCGGGCCCGCGAGGCCGGCCTGGACGGCGTGGCCTTCACCGATCACGACACGCTGGAGGGCCTGGAGGAGATCCGGGCAGCGGCGCGCGAGGAGGGGCTGCTCGCGCTGTGCGGCGTGGAGGTGACCACCGACCGCGGCCACTTCCTCTGCTTCTTCCCCGATCCCGCCGCGGTGCCCGCGCCCGTCCAGCTGTTCGGCGCGGCGCGGCCCTGGCCCGTGCGCGAGGTGCTCGCGCGCGTGCGGCAGCTGGGCGGCGCCGTCGTGGCCGCCCATCCCTACGACAAGACCGTGGAGCGCCCCTGCGGCGACGTGGTGTTCACGCTCGACGGCCTGTCCGCCATCGAGGGGCTGAACGTGCGCCGCAAGGGCCCCGCCAACGACCTCGCCATCGAGGCCGCGGATCACATGAGCCTGCCGTGCACCGGCGGCTCCGGCGCGCACGAGCTCGCCGAGATCGGCAAGGCCGCGACCCTGTTCCGCGACCCGGTGGCGAGCGAGGCGGACGTGGTCCGGCAGCTCCGCGCCGGGACCGTCTACTGCGTCGCCGTGGGCGTGACCCCCTCCGAGCCCGATCGCGCACCGCGCGATCGAGGCGGCGAGCGGGGCGACCGCGGAGACCGGGGCGCCCACCGCGGCGGGCACGGGCGCGGCCGCGGGCAAGGCGGCGGCCACGGCGGAGAGCGCCGCCGGCGCTAG
- the tatA gene encoding twin-arginine translocase TatA/TatE family subunit codes for MGELGMGELLIILVVVVLLFGTKKLPQLGEGLGKAIRNFKDAASGGEEKPAGPPSAQPRELTRPPEPPAGGAA; via the coding sequence ATGGGAGAGCTGGGAATGGGCGAGCTGCTGATCATCCTGGTCGTCGTGGTGCTGCTCTTCGGGACGAAGAAGCTGCCCCAGCTCGGCGAAGGGCTCGGCAAGGCGATCCGGAACTTCAAGGACGCCGCGAGCGGCGGCGAGGAGAAGCCTGCCGGCCCGCCTTCCGCGCAGCCGAGGGAGCTCACGCGCCCGCCCGAGCCGCCCGCGGGCGGCGCCGCGTAG
- the truD gene encoding tRNA pseudouridine(13) synthase TruD, with protein sequence MRLKQRPEDFQVTESWKFDEDPRGAWFVYLMDKQKLSTFEAVDRICTRFKIPRASVSYCGLKDKQGRTTQLVAIERREIELQDTDLRLKPLGRTRTPLSAANTTSNRFAVTVRDLGEDDVARLPASVAEVRRLGVVNYFDSQRFGSLKHGQGFIVKDLMRGDFEIALRNVLARPSELDQSGDAKVKAFWKEHWGEWDRRNPNPGAERYQAVVKWLRDHPEDYRGALLRTEPRWRALQVFAYQSWLWNEGVKQYLREVVGIGRLVSLRYQAGSLLFPRELDARLVRLLSSKTFPLLAPSTRFDDPAVERAALSVLGREDMGLADLAVPGTPEIHFDPEERPLFSFPGRLAVGEARPDELNRDRFRVNVAFTLPPGAYATLVVKRLFHWTLEPGRAREGVRSRAQEPRGAREQAKQAEQAVAAPPAPAAPKGYLARKRAEKAARADRRAAGKATAKPRR encoded by the coding sequence ATGAGGCTCAAGCAGCGACCGGAGGACTTCCAGGTGACGGAGTCCTGGAAGTTCGACGAGGACCCCCGCGGCGCCTGGTTCGTCTACCTGATGGACAAGCAGAAGCTGTCCACCTTCGAGGCGGTCGATCGCATCTGCACGCGCTTCAAGATCCCGCGGGCGTCGGTGAGCTACTGCGGCCTGAAGGACAAGCAGGGGCGCACCACCCAGCTCGTCGCCATCGAGCGCCGCGAGATCGAGCTGCAGGACACCGACCTGCGCCTCAAGCCGCTCGGCCGGACCCGCACCCCGCTCTCCGCCGCGAACACCACCTCCAACCGCTTCGCGGTGACGGTGCGCGACCTCGGCGAGGACGACGTGGCGCGCCTGCCCGCGTCGGTGGCCGAGGTGCGCCGGCTCGGCGTGGTGAACTACTTCGACTCCCAGCGCTTCGGCTCGCTGAAGCACGGCCAGGGCTTCATCGTGAAGGACCTGATGCGCGGCGACTTCGAGATCGCGCTGCGCAACGTCCTGGCGCGGCCGAGCGAGCTCGACCAGTCCGGCGACGCGAAGGTGAAGGCGTTCTGGAAGGAGCACTGGGGCGAGTGGGACCGGCGCAACCCGAACCCGGGCGCCGAGCGCTACCAGGCCGTCGTGAAGTGGCTGCGCGACCACCCGGAGGACTACCGCGGCGCGCTGCTCCGCACCGAGCCGCGGTGGCGCGCGCTGCAGGTGTTCGCCTACCAGAGCTGGCTCTGGAACGAGGGCGTGAAGCAGTACCTCCGGGAGGTGGTGGGGATCGGGCGGCTCGTGTCCCTGCGCTACCAGGCCGGGTCGCTCCTGTTCCCGCGCGAGCTGGACGCGCGGCTCGTGCGGCTGCTCTCCTCGAAGACGTTCCCGCTGCTCGCGCCCTCCACCCGCTTCGACGACCCCGCGGTGGAGCGGGCCGCGCTGTCGGTGCTGGGCCGCGAGGACATGGGGCTCGCCGACCTGGCGGTGCCCGGGACGCCGGAGATCCACTTCGACCCCGAGGAGCGGCCGCTGTTCTCGTTCCCCGGCCGCCTCGCCGTCGGCGAGGCCCGCCCGGACGAGCTGAACCGCGACCGGTTCCGGGTGAACGTCGCGTTCACCCTTCCGCCGGGCGCCTACGCCACGCTGGTGGTGAAGCGGCTGTTCCACTGGACGCTCGAGCCCGGCCGCGCGCGCGAGGGCGTGCGCTCCCGGGCACAGGAGCCGCGGGGCGCGCGGGAGCAGGCGAAGCAGGCGGAGCAGGCCGTCGCGGCGCCGCCCGCGCCGGCTGCACCGAAGGGCTACCTCGCCCGGAAGCGCGCGGAGAAGGCCGCGCGCGCGGACCGTCGCGCGGCGGGCAAGGCGACGGCGAAGCCGCGGCGCTGA
- a CDS encoding DUF4265 domain-containing protein, with amino-acid sequence MTVELEAAEGLVRVRVPLDRSPGEPGPAEDWIWAEPLGSGRFRVESCPFFAYGVSRDDVVSAAGAEGEESPRLEHVVEKGGHRTLRLALGPGAELGARPVQGLLERLLEVGCTHELLRPKIVAIDVPPEADLALVAELLQERAREGTLLWEWADPMPC; translated from the coding sequence ATGACCGTCGAGCTCGAGGCCGCCGAGGGGCTGGTGCGCGTCCGCGTCCCGCTGGACCGGTCGCCCGGTGAGCCCGGTCCCGCGGAGGACTGGATCTGGGCGGAGCCGCTCGGCAGCGGCCGGTTCCGGGTGGAGAGCTGCCCGTTCTTCGCCTACGGCGTGTCACGCGACGACGTGGTGAGCGCCGCCGGGGCGGAGGGCGAGGAGAGCCCGCGCCTCGAGCACGTGGTGGAGAAGGGCGGGCACCGCACGCTCCGCCTGGCGCTCGGCCCGGGGGCGGAGCTCGGCGCACGCCCGGTGCAGGGGCTGCTGGAGCGGCTGCTCGAGGTGGGCTGCACGCACGAGCTGCTGCGCCCGAAGATCGTCGCCATCGACGTGCCGCCCGAGGCCGACCTGGCGCTCGTCGCCGAGCTGCTGCAGGAGCGGGCGCGCGAGGGCACGCTGCTGTGGGAGTGGGCGGACCCGATGCCCTGCTGA
- a CDS encoding uroporphyrinogen-III synthase has protein sequence MPAAPARPLAGRTVVVTRGKGSEGKDALAVRLEELGAEVRALPSIAFAPPADPAPLDAALRGLERFDWAVFTSANAVDRTVERLRALGLAPAALGRLRLAAVGPATAERLAALVRAPDVVPVEAKGDVLARTLGEQVRGRRVLFPRPAEGRPETVAGLLAAGAELTAVEAYRTMPAPPEALGCLAGWLAAGEVAAVAFASPSAVAAVVGALGDRSALLRGVLIAAIGPTTADALREAGLPVGAVPAHYTGRDLAEAIAARLGPG, from the coding sequence GTGCCTGCCGCGCCCGCGCGGCCGCTGGCCGGCCGCACCGTGGTGGTGACCCGGGGCAAGGGCTCCGAGGGCAAGGACGCGCTCGCCGTCCGGCTCGAGGAGCTGGGCGCGGAGGTGCGCGCGCTGCCGTCGATCGCGTTCGCGCCGCCGGCCGACCCCGCCCCGCTCGACGCCGCGCTGCGCGGGCTCGAGCGCTTCGACTGGGCGGTGTTCACGAGCGCGAACGCGGTGGACCGGACGGTGGAGCGGCTGCGCGCGCTCGGCCTCGCTCCGGCCGCGCTGGGCCGGCTCCGCCTCGCCGCCGTCGGGCCGGCCACCGCCGAGCGGCTGGCGGCGCTCGTGCGCGCGCCGGACGTGGTGCCGGTCGAGGCGAAGGGCGACGTGCTCGCGCGCACGCTCGGCGAGCAGGTGCGCGGCCGGCGGGTGCTGTTCCCGCGCCCGGCCGAGGGGCGGCCGGAGACGGTCGCGGGGCTGCTGGCCGCCGGCGCCGAGCTGACCGCGGTCGAGGCGTACCGGACGATGCCGGCGCCGCCCGAGGCGCTCGGGTGCCTGGCGGGCTGGCTCGCGGCGGGCGAGGTGGCGGCGGTGGCGTTCGCGTCGCCCTCGGCGGTGGCGGCGGTGGTCGGGGCGCTCGGCGACCGGTCGGCCCTCCTCCGAGGGGTGCTGATCGCGGCGATCGGCCCCACGACGGCGGACGCCCTGCGCGAGGCCGGGCTCCCCGTGGGCGCCGTCCCGGCGCACTACACCGGCCGAGACCTCGCGGAGGCCATCGCCGCGCGGCTCGGGCCCGGGTAG
- the hemC gene encoding hydroxymethylbilane synthase translates to MIRIATRRSPLAKWQANHVSQLLRDREPGLEVRLHELVTRGDKILEVPLADVGGKGLFVKEIEDALLNRDAEVAVHSMKDLPAVLAPGLVLASVPQREDPRDALCSPRWKTLAALPKGARVGTSSLRRSAQLKALRPDLQMEVVRGNVETRLRKASEGLDAVVLAYAGLRRLGLAEHATYVFPPEEMLPAVAQGALALEARADDAPTLKRLAALEDPETRVRIEAERGFLARIEGGCQVPIAGHATLAGGKITIRALVASLDGTRVIRGERTGAYAEARALGESLAEELLSRGADQILRETEGKAPGLAAPKRG, encoded by the coding sequence ATGATCCGCATCGCGACGCGCCGCAGCCCCCTCGCCAAGTGGCAGGCGAACCACGTGTCCCAGCTCCTCCGCGACCGCGAGCCGGGGCTCGAGGTCCGGCTCCACGAGCTGGTCACCCGGGGTGACAAGATCCTCGAGGTCCCGCTCGCCGACGTCGGCGGGAAGGGGCTGTTCGTGAAGGAGATCGAGGACGCGCTCCTCAACCGCGACGCCGAGGTGGCGGTCCACTCGATGAAGGACCTGCCCGCCGTGCTCGCGCCGGGCCTGGTGCTCGCGTCGGTGCCGCAGCGCGAGGACCCGCGCGACGCGCTCTGCTCGCCGCGCTGGAAGACGCTCGCCGCGCTGCCGAAGGGCGCGCGGGTGGGCACCTCCAGCCTGCGCCGCTCGGCGCAGCTCAAGGCGCTCCGCCCCGATCTCCAGATGGAGGTGGTGCGCGGCAACGTGGAGACGCGCCTGCGCAAGGCGTCGGAGGGGCTCGACGCGGTGGTGCTCGCCTACGCCGGCCTGCGCCGGCTGGGCCTGGCCGAGCACGCCACCTACGTGTTCCCGCCCGAGGAGATGCTGCCGGCGGTGGCCCAGGGCGCGCTCGCGCTCGAGGCGCGCGCCGACGACGCGCCGACGCTGAAGCGGCTCGCCGCGCTGGAGGACCCGGAGACGCGCGTGCGCATCGAGGCGGAGCGCGGGTTCCTCGCCCGCATCGAGGGCGGCTGCCAGGTGCCCATCGCCGGCCACGCCACGCTCGCCGGCGGGAAGATCACGATCCGCGCCCTGGTCGCCTCGCTCGACGGCACCCGGGTCATCCGCGGCGAGCGGACCGGCGCGTACGCCGAGGCGCGCGCGCTCGGCGAGTCGCTGGCCGAGGAGCTGCTCTCGCGCGGCGCCGACCAGATCCTGCGCGAGACCGAGGGCAAGGCGCCCGGGCTCGCCGCGCCGAAGCGCGGGTAG
- the hemA gene encoding glutamyl-tRNA reductase, with translation MTGDRRLFLVGLSHKSAPIDVRERVALTGDALKAALCELKAMEGVTEALVVSTCNRVEVFVHSDRPDAARRFFTERSPAAADHLYAKDGVEAVRHLFRVASSLDSMVVGEQQILGQVKEAYGLASAASAAGSYFSRLCNRAFATAKRVRTETEIGRGATSMSQVAVELVEKIFGRLEGRAILLVGAGKMGALSAKALAVLGADRILVTNRSPERGLALAAQVSGSYRGWEELQRLLGEADVVIVSTGAPTYVVTRESMHAAMKARRRRSICLIDLAVPRNVDPACAELSDVYAYDVDDMERVVATSKQARQGEAIRAEAIVEAEVMAFAKEREARAALPVLAQLRRHAERIARAEAERTLAQVGGKLDDKGRKSVEAMAQAIVNKLLHGPTSRLKEAASSGDSALPGAAAELFGIENETAGGERREGGAEGAAAAPGAGPVRSQGT, from the coding sequence GTGACCGGCGACCGCCGCCTCTTCCTGGTCGGGCTCTCGCACAAGAGCGCGCCCATCGACGTCCGCGAGCGCGTGGCGCTGACCGGCGACGCGCTCAAGGCGGCGCTGTGCGAGCTGAAGGCGATGGAGGGCGTCACCGAGGCGCTGGTGGTCTCCACCTGCAACCGGGTGGAGGTGTTCGTCCACTCCGACCGGCCCGACGCCGCCCGCCGGTTCTTCACCGAGCGCTCGCCCGCGGCGGCCGACCACCTGTACGCGAAGGACGGGGTGGAGGCGGTCCGGCACCTGTTCCGCGTCGCCTCCAGCCTCGACTCGATGGTGGTCGGCGAGCAGCAGATCCTCGGCCAGGTGAAGGAGGCGTACGGGCTCGCCAGCGCCGCGTCGGCGGCCGGGTCCTACTTCTCGCGCCTGTGCAACCGCGCGTTCGCGACCGCGAAGCGGGTGCGGACCGAGACCGAGATCGGCCGCGGCGCCACCAGCATGTCGCAGGTGGCGGTGGAGCTGGTCGAGAAGATCTTCGGGCGGCTGGAGGGCCGGGCCATCCTGCTGGTGGGCGCCGGGAAGATGGGCGCGCTCTCGGCCAAGGCGCTGGCGGTGCTCGGCGCGGATCGCATCCTCGTCACGAACCGCTCCCCGGAGCGCGGCCTCGCGCTCGCCGCCCAGGTGAGCGGCAGCTACCGCGGCTGGGAGGAGCTGCAGCGGCTCCTCGGCGAGGCGGACGTCGTGATCGTCTCGACCGGCGCGCCCACCTACGTGGTGACGCGCGAGTCGATGCACGCCGCCATGAAGGCCCGGCGCCGCCGCTCCATCTGCCTCATCGACCTGGCGGTGCCGCGCAACGTGGACCCCGCCTGCGCCGAGCTCTCCGACGTCTACGCCTACGACGTGGACGACATGGAGCGCGTCGTCGCGACCAGCAAGCAGGCGCGGCAGGGGGAGGCGATCCGCGCCGAGGCCATCGTGGAGGCCGAGGTGATGGCCTTCGCGAAGGAGCGCGAGGCGCGCGCCGCGCTGCCGGTGCTGGCGCAGCTCCGGCGGCACGCCGAGCGGATCGCCCGGGCCGAGGCGGAGCGCACGCTCGCGCAGGTCGGCGGGAAGCTGGACGACAAGGGCCGCAAGAGCGTCGAGGCCATGGCCCAGGCCATCGTGAACAAGCTCCTCCACGGGCCGACCTCGCGCCTCAAGGAGGCGGCCTCCTCCGGCGACAGCGCGCTCCCGGGCGCGGCCGCGGAGCTGTTCGGGATCGAGAACGAGACGGCCGGCGGGGAACGGCGGGAGGGCGGGGCCGAGGGCGCCGCCGCCGCGCCGGGCGCCGGGCCGGTCCGCAGCCAGGGAACATGA
- a CDS encoding cytochrome C assembly family protein, which yields MSVIILRVAAAMYAAAATSYIVYFARPRLARAATAGYWLLAAAFAVHAAAIGVGCAEFGGREFFSLRGGLVLMVWLLAGAYLVLQRRYHLPTVGAFITPLILIVLLPAMFGDPGHPGVPPETLRHKSVTIHILTAGLGVALFGLAFAVALMYLLQEREVKGKRFGALFSRLPSLDALDKLNQRLVRAGFVSYTIALVAGTITATAIWKSPWSWDPQQVISLGVWILYGAMVQLRHTGWHGRRYALLTLVGFVLVLGSMVTLRTVPGVTRHAGDYAGSAHTGGAQ from the coding sequence ATGAGCGTCATCATCCTGCGCGTCGCCGCCGCAATGTACGCGGCGGCCGCCACGTCCTACATCGTGTACTTCGCCCGCCCCCGCCTGGCCCGCGCGGCCACCGCCGGCTACTGGCTGCTCGCGGCCGCGTTCGCCGTCCACGCCGCCGCCATCGGGGTGGGCTGCGCGGAGTTCGGCGGCCGCGAGTTCTTCAGCCTGCGCGGCGGCCTGGTGCTGATGGTCTGGCTGCTGGCGGGCGCGTACCTCGTGCTCCAGCGCCGCTACCACCTGCCGACCGTGGGCGCGTTCATCACGCCGCTCATCCTGATCGTGCTCCTGCCGGCGATGTTCGGCGACCCGGGCCACCCGGGCGTGCCGCCCGAGACGCTGCGGCACAAGTCGGTGACCATCCACATCCTCACCGCCGGCCTGGGCGTGGCGCTGTTCGGCCTCGCGTTCGCGGTGGCGCTCATGTACCTGCTCCAGGAGCGCGAGGTGAAGGGCAAGCGCTTCGGCGCCCTGTTCTCCCGCCTGCCCTCGCTCGACGCCCTGGACAAGCTGAACCAGCGGCTGGTGCGCGCGGGCTTCGTCTCGTACACCATCGCGCTCGTCGCCGGGACGATCACCGCCACGGCGATCTGGAAGAGCCCCTGGTCCTGGGACCCGCAGCAGGTCATCTCCCTGGGCGTGTGGATCCTGTACGGCGCCATGGTGCAGCTCCGCCACACCGGCTGGCACGGGCGCCGGTACGCGCTCCTCACCCTGGTCGGGTTCGTGCTGGTGCTGGGCTCGATGGTGACCCTGAGGACCGTGCCGGGCGTCACGCGCCACGCCGGGGACTACGCGGGGTCGGCCCACACCGGAGGGGCGCAGTGA
- the trxA gene encoding thioredoxin: MASNDVVVLQDSTFEQEVLKSDTPVLVDFWAVWCGPCKAIAPVVDDLAARYKGKLKVAKMDVDQHQGVPQQYGIRSIPTLLVFKGGRVVDTVIGADKTRLEDSVKKAIG, encoded by the coding sequence ATGGCCTCGAACGACGTCGTAGTGCTGCAGGACTCCACCTTCGAGCAGGAGGTGCTGAAGAGCGACACCCCGGTGCTCGTGGACTTCTGGGCGGTGTGGTGCGGGCCCTGCAAGGCGATCGCGCCCGTCGTGGACGATCTCGCCGCCCGCTACAAGGGCAAGCTGAAGGTCGCGAAGATGGACGTGGACCAGCACCAGGGCGTGCCGCAGCAGTACGGCATCCGCTCGATCCCCACGCTGCTCGTGTTCAAGGGCGGGCGCGTGGTGGACACCGTCATCGGCGCCGACAAGACGCGCCTCGAGGACAGCGTCAAGAAGGCGATCGGCTAG
- the rodA gene encoding rod shape-determining protein RodA — translation MAPDVSLAATPHRRVFAHFPWHLALIVLSISAIGIWNLSSASRSAHAPVWISQTWWMGAGAVLALAITLVDHRAFHRMAWVFYAVVLVLLVLVMVKGRYVMGARRWLTIGPVNFQPSELAKLSVALALASFFASDAEKRKDGYGLLRLVAPMLIALVPAVLILKQPDLGTALIVLSVGFTQILFAKVRWKTLALLAGVAVVGSVLVYPHLKPYQKKRVETFINPEADALGAGYHATQSMIAVGSGQGLGKGWGQGTQTYLSFLPEQHTDFIFSVWAEEHGFVGCLLLLALYFALVTSAMDVAGNARDRFGHFLAVGLTGMLFWHVAINIGMVIGLLPVVGVTLPLMSYGGSSVIVIYSGIGLLANVGMRRFVN, via the coding sequence GTGGCGCCTGACGTCTCGCTCGCGGCCACGCCGCACCGGCGCGTGTTCGCGCACTTCCCCTGGCACCTCGCGCTGATCGTCCTGTCCATCTCGGCGATCGGGATCTGGAACCTCTCCTCCGCGTCGCGCAGCGCGCACGCGCCGGTCTGGATCTCGCAGACCTGGTGGATGGGCGCGGGCGCGGTGCTGGCGCTCGCCATCACGCTGGTGGACCACCGCGCGTTCCACCGCATGGCCTGGGTGTTCTACGCGGTCGTGCTGGTGCTGCTCGTGCTGGTGATGGTGAAGGGGCGCTACGTGATGGGCGCCCGGCGCTGGCTGACCATCGGCCCGGTGAACTTCCAGCCCTCGGAGCTGGCGAAGCTGTCGGTGGCGCTCGCGCTGGCGAGCTTCTTCGCGTCGGACGCGGAGAAGCGGAAGGACGGCTACGGGCTGCTGCGGCTGGTCGCGCCGATGCTGATCGCGCTCGTCCCGGCGGTGCTCATCCTGAAGCAGCCGGACCTGGGCACCGCGCTCATCGTGCTGTCGGTCGGGTTCACCCAGATCCTGTTCGCGAAGGTGCGCTGGAAGACGCTGGCGCTGCTTGCGGGCGTGGCGGTGGTCGGGTCGGTGCTCGTCTACCCGCACCTGAAGCCGTACCAGAAGAAGCGCGTCGAGACCTTCATCAACCCGGAGGCGGACGCGCTCGGCGCGGGCTACCACGCCACGCAGTCGATGATCGCGGTGGGCTCGGGGCAGGGGCTGGGGAAGGGCTGGGGGCAGGGCACGCAGACGTACCTGTCGTTCCTCCCGGAGCAGCACACCGACTTCATCTTCTCGGTCTGGGCCGAGGAGCACGGGTTCGTGGGCTGCCTGCTCCTGCTCGCGCTCTACTTCGCGCTGGTGACGAGCGCGATGGACGTCGCGGGGAACGCGCGCGACCGGTTCGGCCACTTCCTGGCGGTGGGGCTCACCGGGATGCTGTTCTGGCACGTCGCCATCAACATCGGGATGGTGATCGGCCTGCTGCCGGTGGTGGGGGTGACGCTCCCGCTGATGAGCTACGGCGGGTCGAGCGTGATCGTCATCTACAGCGGGATCGGCCTGCTCGCGAACGTCGGGATGCGGCGCTTCGTGAACTGA
- the mrdA gene encoding penicillin-binding protein 2, whose translation MSLIPPSAPGAAQKEFRPRLAWATGLVVLVFLTLLGRLYQLQILRGDEYKERADENFVKELRIPADRGLMLDRNRRVLVDSRPSYDVTLTPYFCGKQCDEILARVAALLQMSPEEVARAQGQLRSARKLERFRPFTVKVDITREELDRYLARQMDLPGVDVQPIPHRNYRFGGLGGHLIGYMNEVGGEELKRLNEELQRTASPQGQYYMGDYVGRRGLERRFERDLRGVDGKERVPVDAKGRRKEDADDLIPPDQRVVPSVPGRNLVLSIDWRLQEFAEKTFPATAGVVLAMDAKTGFLLALVDRPAPDPNKMSGRITSAELAAIHSDPLQPELFRAIQQHYHPGSTFKALTSIAALEEGIYKPNTSVYCPGHFSMGRARWRCDKDSGHGYVDFEHALGASCDVFFYQAGALLGADAIAKWGHLSGLGVPTGFDIAGEVPGVVPDAAWHDKHQAGGYQRGMAVNLSIGQGDVNVTPMQQLVFYGALATGKLWKPQVVLRVEDPDGKVVQAFAPETRGTLPIKPSTRDTVLKGLLAAVNQPFGTAYSQRSADYVMAGKTGTAQVVKLGARRLKASQVSYFERDHAWFAAFAPAEDPEIVVVVLNEHSGFGSSNAAPTASALVKRYMELKAEDAAERAGPAQGPAPEAAPPAAPPAAPPPGTIEPARLGARGASAAVPGVDRGA comes from the coding sequence ATGTCGCTCATCCCGCCCAGCGCGCCCGGTGCGGCGCAGAAGGAGTTCCGGCCGCGGCTGGCCTGGGCCACCGGCCTGGTGGTGCTCGTGTTCCTCACGCTGCTCGGGCGCCTGTACCAGCTCCAGATCCTCCGCGGCGACGAGTACAAGGAGCGCGCCGACGAGAACTTCGTGAAGGAGCTGCGCATCCCCGCCGACCGCGGGCTGATGCTCGACCGCAACCGGCGCGTGCTGGTGGACTCGCGGCCCTCGTACGACGTGACGCTCACGCCGTACTTCTGCGGGAAGCAGTGCGACGAGATCCTGGCGCGGGTGGCGGCGCTGCTCCAGATGTCGCCCGAGGAGGTGGCCCGGGCGCAGGGGCAGCTCCGCTCGGCGCGCAAGCTCGAGCGCTTCCGCCCGTTCACGGTGAAGGTGGACATCACGCGCGAGGAGCTGGACCGCTACCTGGCGCGCCAGATGGACCTGCCCGGCGTGGACGTCCAGCCCATCCCGCACCGCAACTACCGCTTCGGCGGCCTGGGCGGGCACCTCATCGGCTACATGAACGAGGTCGGGGGCGAGGAGCTGAAGCGGCTCAACGAGGAGCTGCAGCGCACCGCGTCGCCGCAGGGCCAGTACTACATGGGCGACTACGTCGGCCGCCGCGGGCTGGAGCGCCGCTTCGAGCGCGACCTGCGCGGCGTGGACGGCAAGGAGCGCGTGCCGGTGGACGCGAAGGGGCGCCGCAAGGAGGACGCGGACGACCTCATCCCGCCCGACCAGCGCGTCGTGCCGAGCGTGCCCGGGCGCAACCTGGTGCTCTCCATCGACTGGCGGCTCCAGGAGTTCGCCGAGAAGACCTTCCCCGCCACCGCCGGCGTGGTGCTGGCGATGGACGCGAAGACCGGCTTCCTGCTGGCGCTGGTGGACCGCCCGGCGCCGGACCCGAACAAGATGTCCGGGCGCATCACCTCGGCGGAGCTGGCCGCGATCCACTCCGACCCGCTGCAGCCCGAGCTGTTCCGCGCGATCCAGCAGCACTACCACCCCGGCTCCACCTTCAAGGCGCTCACCAGCATCGCGGCGCTGGAGGAGGGGATCTACAAGCCGAACACCTCGGTGTACTGCCCCGGCCACTTCAGCATGGGGCGGGCGCGGTGGCGCTGCGACAAGGACAGCGGCCACGGCTACGTGGACTTCGAGCACGCGCTGGGCGCGAGCTGCGACGTGTTCTTCTACCAGGCGGGCGCGCTGCTCGGCGCCGACGCGATCGCGAAGTGGGGCCACCTCTCCGGCCTGGGCGTGCCCACCGGCTTCGACATCGCCGGCGAGGTCCCCGGCGTGGTGCCCGACGCGGCCTGGCACGACAAGCACCAGGCCGGCGGCTACCAGCGCGGCATGGCGGTGAACCTGTCCATCGGGCAGGGCGACGTGAACGTCACGCCCATGCAGCAGCTCGTGTTCTACGGCGCGCTCGCCACCGGGAAGCTCTGGAAGCCGCAGGTGGTGCTGCGGGTCGAGGACCCGGACGGCAAGGTGGTGCAGGCGTTCGCGCCGGAGACGCGCGGCACGCTGCCCATCAAGCCGTCCACGCGCGACACGGTGCTGAAGGGGCTGCTCGCGGCGGTGAACCAGCCGTTCGGCACCGCCTACTCGCAGCGCTCCGCCGACTACGTCATGGCGGGCAAGACCGGGACGGCGCAGGTGGTGAAGCTGGGCGCGCGGCGGCTCAAGGCGTCGCAGGTGTCGTACTTCGAGCGCGACCACGCCTGGTTCGCGGCGTTCGCGCCGGCGGAGGATCCGGAGATCGTGGTGGTGGTCCTGAACGAGCACTCGGGCTTCGGCTCGTCCAACGCGGCGCCGACCGCGTCGGCGCTGGTGAAGAGGTACATGGAGCTGAAGGCGGAGGACGCGGCCGAGCGGGCCGGGCCGGCGCAGGGGCCGGCGCCCGAGGCGGCGCCGCCCGCCGCGCCGCCGGCGGCGCCGCCGCCGGGGACGATCGAGCCGGCCAGGCTGGGCGCGCGCGGCGCGTCCGCCGCCGTGCCGGGGGTGGACCGTGGCGCCTGA